A stretch of Branchiostoma lanceolatum isolate klBraLanc5 chromosome 14, klBraLanc5.hap2, whole genome shotgun sequence DNA encodes these proteins:
- the LOC136448055 gene encoding histamine H1 receptor-like: protein MLCIALQRYFIVCTNSTRLKSTGVLVFMLLLTWLVPIVSFLPLYTIEEVIVDPKLKRCAMGYSDNGWAKIPPVVLNYIIPYIAALAFYIVIQNHVRKSKKRVQANAPGPSTHLAVQYSRGQSSVPKPSNSMDHSAYPSMRREPLRNLKGVEWVGDGNYSSSDDGQKINVHIESGKPEGTMILVATASGTGEQQQGKHSLSSDDERKGNDHIEPGKPKATMLVATALDTGKQQQGEESLSSDRIESEKVRVSTPTAATVSYQAGKNEQRRHTVPISISQNSTSAAERQITKMMMTLFAAYTLCCMPITIMVIFSRKVPAEAFTAGQLLGSLNGALNPIVYGVMNKNIHQGYKHMWNSMLNFIASFCRPN, encoded by the coding sequence ATGTTGTGTATCGCTCTTCAGCGTTACTTTATAGTCTGTACTAACAGTACACGTCTAAAGTCCACAGGTGTTCTAGTATTCATGCTCTTGCTCACATGGTTGGTTCCCATTGTCTCATTCTTGCCTCTTTACACCATTGAAGAAGTAATAGTGGATCCGAAACTGAAGCGCTGTGCAATGGGCTATTCTGACAATGGCTGGGCAAAGATTCCCCCAGTCGTGTTGAATTACATCATCCCGTACATTGCAGCCCTCGCCTTTTACATCGTCATCCAAAACCATGTGAGGAAGAGTAAGAAACGTGTCCAAGCTAACGCACCGGGTCCGTCCACCCATTTGGCAGTACAGTACTCCCGGGGGCAGAGTAGTGTCCCGAAACCTTCGAATTCCATGGACCATAGCGCCTACCCTTCCATGCGCAGAGAACCTTTAAGAAATCTGAAGGGTGTAGAATGGGTGGGGGACGGAAATTACTCCTCTAGTGATGACGGACAGAAAATAAACGTCCACATAGAGTCAGGGAAGCCCGAAGGTACCATGATCTTGGTCGCTACAGCCTCAGGtacaggtgaacaacaacagggcAAACACTCTCTGTCAAGTGATGATGAACGAAAGGGCAATGATCACATAGAGCCAGGTAAACCCAAAGCCACAATGTTGGTCGCTACAGCGTTAGACactggtaaacaacaacagggcgAAGAATCCTTATCAAGTGACCGCATTGAGTCAGAGAAAGTCAGAGTCAGCACTCCAACTGCCGCTACGGTGTCATATCAGGCGGGCAAAAATGAACAACGGCGGCACACTGTCCCAATCAGCATTTCACAAAACAGTACTAGTGCTGCTGAAAGGCAGATcaccaaaatgatgatgacacTATTTGCTGCGTACACCCTATGCTGTATGCCCATTACGATAATGGTGATTTTCTCCAGGAAAGTTCCAGCCGAAGCCTTTACTGCAGGCCAGCTCTTGGGCTCATTAAACGGCGCCCTGAACCCGATCGTGTACGGCGTTATGAACAAAAACATTCACCAGGGGTACAAGCATATGTGGAACAGCATGCTCAACTTCATAGCCAGTTTCTGTCGGCCAAATTAG